In one Sporomusa sphaeroides DSM 2875 genomic region, the following are encoded:
- a CDS encoding flavodoxin family protein, with protein MKVVGLVASPRKLGNSEILTKEMLASLPDEVEKVMIRLTDLDIRQCNACYACLPEDRQCVINDDFAFLLEHIRQADAVIIATPCYFLGTHTTLKLIGDRLISLLQQAKEFAGKKCVVAVSYGIDGWEGYAREAAVNTARFFHLDVVGTMLVQAASPGEVVKPEILDQARSLAAMLISDGQQATNLPVHACPLCGNTLLQLAPSGKVICRMCGADGQIEVIAGEVKVHFATPRHPRFSPAGMTEHGRLLEAVKDQYIAERQELNKLRKPYQQYNWWVEAKA; from the coding sequence ATGAAAGTAGTAGGCTTAGTAGCATCGCCCAGAAAATTGGGTAATTCCGAAATATTAACAAAAGAAATGCTGGCTTCATTACCGGATGAAGTGGAAAAAGTCATGATACGGCTGACTGATCTTGATATTAGGCAGTGCAATGCCTGCTACGCCTGTTTGCCGGAAGACAGGCAATGTGTCATTAATGATGATTTTGCCTTTTTACTGGAACATATCAGGCAGGCGGATGCTGTTATCATTGCCACACCTTGTTACTTTTTAGGCACTCATACTACGCTGAAGCTTATTGGCGACAGGTTGATTTCCCTTTTGCAGCAGGCTAAAGAATTTGCCGGCAAGAAATGCGTTGTCGCCGTATCTTATGGGATTGACGGCTGGGAGGGATATGCCCGCGAGGCCGCAGTCAATACCGCCCGGTTCTTTCATTTGGATGTAGTCGGGACAATGCTGGTTCAGGCGGCAAGCCCGGGAGAGGTTGTAAAACCGGAAATACTTGATCAAGCCCGCAGTCTGGCAGCAATGCTCATTAGCGATGGGCAGCAGGCAACCAACCTGCCTGTGCATGCATGTCCGTTATGCGGCAATACGCTGCTTCAGCTTGCGCCTAGCGGGAAGGTAATATGTCGGATGTGCGGGGCAGATGGTCAAATTGAAGTGATCGCAGGGGAAGTTAAGGTGCATTTTGCTACCCCCAGACATCCACGGTTTTCTCCCGCAGGGATGACAGAGCATGGCAGGCTTTTGGAGGCCGTAAAAGACCAATATATAGCTGAACGCCAGGAACTGAACAAATTGAGAAAACCTTATCAGCAGTATAACTGGTGGGTTGAGGCCAAAGCATAG
- a CDS encoding MmcQ/YjbR family DNA-binding protein, with the protein MTRKQLISLCLKLNNVYEDYPFNKRQSNLLWTTIRHKQNKKIFALIFERDDKLYINLKCEPQYVDEIRELKADVFPGFHMNKRHWNTVMVNGDVSEKELTKMIEHSYRLTL; encoded by the coding sequence ATGACACGCAAACAGCTAATTTCTTTGTGTTTAAAACTCAATAACGTTTATGAAGATTATCCTTTTAATAAAAGGCAGTCTAATTTATTGTGGACTACGATAAGACATAAACAAAATAAAAAAATATTTGCTCTAATTTTTGAGCGTGATGATAAATTATATATTAATTTGAAGTGTGAGCCTCAATACGTAGATGAGATAAGAGAACTAAAGGCAGATGTTTTTCCTGGCTTTCACATGAACAAACGGCATTGGAATACCGTAATGGTTAATGGTGATGTGTCTGAGAAAGAGTTAACTAAAATGATTGAACATAGTTATAGATTGACACTTTGA
- a CDS encoding transposase, translated as MSRQARKISVTGFYHIVFRGINRLHLFEEDSDFIYFLNNLQHLKHEMQFEIHAYCLMSNHVHMLIKERAPGDISLIMKRLLTKYAMYFNRKYDRSGALISSRYKSVPVEIDEYFIPLLCYIHQNPIRAGIVSIAEEYRFSSYREYLYGGNLTDTEFSLGLLGRDEWFKLHQIITKHDFDVTGRTNIREEEIRRRIMQYTGGREIHEIVSWPKIERDYVIRQLKEKEGLSIRQIERATGISRGVIAKVVK; from the coding sequence GTGAGCAGACAAGCAAGAAAAATAAGCGTTACAGGCTTTTATCACATTGTTTTTCGTGGCATAAACCGATTGCATTTATTTGAAGAAGATAGTGATTTTATATATTTTCTTAACAACTTGCAGCACTTAAAGCACGAAATGCAATTTGAAATACATGCCTATTGCTTGATGAGCAATCATGTCCATATGTTAATAAAGGAAAGAGCGCCGGGCGATATTTCTTTAATTATGAAACGACTTTTGACAAAATATGCAATGTACTTTAATCGGAAATATGATCGCAGCGGAGCATTAATAAGTAGCCGATATAAAAGTGTGCCAGTAGAGATCGATGAATACTTTATTCCATTGCTATGTTACATACACCAGAACCCAATAAGAGCCGGGATTGTTTCGATAGCGGAAGAATATCGGTTTAGTAGCTATAGAGAATATTTGTATGGAGGAAATCTAACAGATACTGAATTTTCCTTGGGTCTATTGGGGAGAGATGAGTGGTTTAAACTACATCAGATTATTACGAAACATGATTTCGATGTAACCGGCAGGACAAATATACGTGAAGAAGAAATTCGACGAAGAATAATGCAGTATACAGGCGGGCGGGAAATTCACGAAATAGTAAGCTGGCCTAAAATAGAACGAGATTACGTAATTCGTCAGTTAAAAGAAAAAGAAGGTTTATCTATTCGTCAAATTGAGCGGGCAACAGGAATATCACGCGGCGTAATAGCAAAAGTTGTCAAATAG
- a CDS encoding Crp/Fnr family transcriptional regulator, with translation MSGNKHGKSGEDMELSWTSEELTLILKNGHLRKFPKNQIIFYAGAVCNEIYYINKGWVNIYSMTDEGKRVSVGLRSKGEFIGISEAFCRSPWQCFAQALAEVEVYAIELKNLYIILDKYPNILRKFLSLTAYRLQQANTTMLNYVCKQAPGRLAITLLNLAEKSSSKKNDKVKVSIKLTQEELAAIISTTRQSASRIINSFKKLGFIEMKGRQIQAIYPDKLRAKSVGEI, from the coding sequence TTGAGTGGTAATAAACACGGGAAAAGCGGTGAGGATATGGAACTATCTTGGACTTCAGAAGAGTTAACCCTGATATTGAAGAATGGTCATTTACGGAAGTTTCCAAAAAACCAGATCATTTTTTACGCAGGGGCGGTCTGCAATGAAATATATTATATTAACAAAGGATGGGTCAATATTTATAGCATGACAGACGAAGGCAAGCGGGTTTCCGTAGGGCTTAGAAGCAAGGGTGAATTTATCGGTATTTCCGAAGCATTTTGCCGGAGCCCATGGCAATGCTTTGCGCAAGCGTTAGCAGAGGTCGAGGTCTATGCTATTGAACTCAAAAATTTGTATATTATTTTGGATAAATATCCAAACATCCTTCGTAAGTTTTTGAGTTTAACGGCATACCGCCTCCAGCAGGCAAATACAACTATGCTCAATTATGTTTGCAAACAGGCACCGGGGAGGCTGGCCATTACTCTCCTCAATCTGGCAGAGAAATCCAGCAGCAAAAAGAATGATAAAGTAAAGGTATCAATCAAATTAACGCAGGAAGAGCTTGCAGCCATTATCAGTACTACCCGGCAGTCGGCAAGCCGCATTATAAATTCCTTTAAAAAACTGGGATTTATAGAAATGAAAGGCAGGCAGATACAGGCAATTTATCCGGATAAACTGAGAGCAAAATCCGTAGGGGAAATATAA
- a CDS encoding lactate racemase domain-containing protein, producing the protein MLEKFLTDISLPRMVKVRQKFSTEPITNLQAAVSEQLTGKEIAQLIKPGARIAVLVGSRGIAKIDDIVAITISELKRHGAEPFIVPAMGSHGGATAEGQVEVLQSLGITEEKAGAPIISSMDTVELGRTGSGLPVYFDRNAAGADGIIPIARVKPHTAFRYHHESGVIKMLTIGAGKQRGASALHSRFSVNGFGPLLHEAYQQVCRKLPVLFGLAIVENAQEQVAMLEAIPQQLIEKREPALLQKAFELMPKIPFTNFDVLIVDQLGKNISGDGMDPNITGRYAVDIKEDLAYQRLVALDLTPETEGNALGVGMADITTRKLVAKIDYKKGYMNAFTSKIVLATVKIPMTLESDREAIAAAIQTCVCVEPGQHKVIRIKNTLEISEMEISETLLTEAEQKASLEILGYPVEMNFDSKGNLL; encoded by the coding sequence ATGTTAGAAAAATTTTTAACCGATATATCTTTACCAAGAATGGTTAAAGTACGACAAAAATTCTCAACTGAACCTATTACTAATTTGCAGGCTGCTGTAAGTGAGCAACTAACTGGAAAAGAGATTGCTCAACTCATTAAACCGGGTGCCCGCATTGCGGTGCTGGTGGGTAGTCGTGGAATTGCGAAGATTGATGATATAGTGGCAATTACCATTAGCGAATTGAAAAGGCATGGCGCAGAGCCTTTTATTGTTCCGGCCATGGGAAGCCACGGAGGAGCAACAGCCGAAGGACAAGTCGAAGTATTGCAGAGTTTGGGTATTACGGAGGAGAAAGCCGGTGCCCCGATTATATCTTCTATGGATACGGTTGAACTTGGACGAACAGGTTCCGGCTTACCGGTTTATTTCGATCGTAATGCCGCTGGTGCCGATGGGATCATTCCTATTGCCAGAGTTAAACCCCACACAGCATTTCGTTATCACCATGAAAGCGGCGTCATAAAAATGCTTACCATTGGCGCCGGTAAGCAGCGTGGTGCCAGTGCATTGCATTCCAGGTTTAGTGTAAATGGTTTTGGCCCGTTACTGCATGAAGCCTATCAGCAGGTTTGCCGCAAATTGCCGGTTTTATTTGGGCTGGCTATTGTTGAAAACGCGCAGGAACAGGTGGCTATGCTTGAAGCCATACCTCAACAGCTAATTGAAAAAAGAGAGCCTGCACTTTTACAAAAAGCATTTGAGCTAATGCCTAAGATCCCTTTTACTAATTTTGATGTGTTAATTGTTGATCAATTGGGCAAAAACATCAGTGGTGACGGCATGGATCCCAATATTACCGGACGCTATGCTGTTGACATAAAAGAGGATCTGGCCTATCAGCGGCTTGTGGCGCTGGACCTTACGCCGGAAACGGAAGGCAATGCGTTAGGTGTCGGTATGGCAGACATAACCACCCGTAAGCTGGTTGCAAAAATTGACTATAAAAAAGGCTATATGAATGCCTTTACATCGAAAATTGTGTTGGCAACGGTCAAAATACCAATGACACTGGAAAGTGACAGGGAAGCGATTGCGGCAGCAATACAGACCTGCGTTTGTGTTGAACCGGGGCAGCATAAGGTAATTAGAATAAAAAACACTTTGGAAATCAGCGAGATGGAGATTTCAGAAACACTGTTAACCGAAGCGGAACAGAAAGCTAGCCTGGAGATATTAGGGTACCCAGTGGAAATGAATTTTGATTCTAAAGGCAACCTGCTATAG
- a CDS encoding MFS transporter, which translates to MTNTVFTEEMQNKLMTKLRWRIVPYIMLLYVVSMMDRLCISFGALQMNKELGISASAFGIIAGIFFISYFFFEVPSNVIMHKVGARVWITRILVTWGIVTIGTGFSETVTHLAIWRFLLGVAEAGFYPCMILYLTLWFPAKHLGRTISLFMCGMAISNILTGPLSTWIMDNVTWFGMSGWRWMFIIEGIPAVILGITTFFVLTDRPEQAKFLTPEEKAWLIAELHQEHEAKNKKLQVSKWAVFSQPRVWYMCIPYLCYIMALYGLGMWVPQILRALSQTLTNFQIGLISTLPYIVGVIAMILVARHSDKTLERRYHIGIPILFSFFSLIALTMTKDLWLSMLFICISTAGIYSFVGTYWTLPSSFLSEGTAAVGIGIINSVGNLGGFFGPYAVGYLKDMTGSTSAGMYVLAAFALFATISVLAIPAKEVALRTQTGNIKADS; encoded by the coding sequence ATGACTAACACCGTGTTTACCGAAGAAATGCAGAACAAGCTGATGACTAAACTGCGCTGGAGAATAGTACCTTATATTATGCTGCTGTATGTGGTATCTATGATGGACCGGCTGTGCATCAGTTTTGGAGCACTGCAGATGAACAAAGAACTTGGTATAAGTGCAAGTGCTTTTGGGATTATTGCCGGGATTTTCTTTATATCCTATTTCTTTTTCGAAGTACCCAGCAACGTGATCATGCATAAAGTGGGTGCCCGAGTCTGGATTACCCGGATACTGGTCACCTGGGGAATCGTAACGATAGGTACCGGTTTTTCCGAGACGGTAACACATTTAGCCATTTGGCGCTTTTTACTTGGTGTGGCGGAAGCGGGTTTTTATCCTTGTATGATCTTGTATTTGACGCTATGGTTTCCGGCTAAACATTTAGGACGGACAATATCGTTATTCATGTGCGGTATGGCCATTTCCAACATTCTGACCGGGCCGCTTTCCACCTGGATCATGGACAATGTCACCTGGTTTGGTATGTCAGGCTGGCGCTGGATGTTTATTATCGAGGGTATACCGGCAGTTATTTTGGGAATAACCACTTTTTTCGTCTTAACGGACAGACCTGAACAAGCTAAATTTTTAACACCGGAAGAAAAAGCTTGGCTGATAGCAGAACTTCATCAGGAGCATGAAGCAAAAAATAAAAAGCTGCAGGTTTCAAAATGGGCCGTGTTTTCTCAACCGCGCGTCTGGTACATGTGTATTCCTTATCTTTGCTACATCATGGCACTATATGGTCTGGGAATGTGGGTGCCCCAAATCCTGCGTGCTTTATCGCAAACACTTACCAATTTTCAAATTGGCCTTATTTCGACCTTGCCGTATATAGTTGGTGTCATTGCCATGATACTTGTTGCCAGACATTCAGACAAAACATTAGAACGGCGCTATCACATCGGCATTCCTATTCTTTTCAGTTTTTTCAGCTTGATCGCGTTAACTATGACAAAAGATTTGTGGCTGTCAATGTTGTTCATTTGCATTAGTACTGCAGGCATATATAGTTTTGTTGGTACTTATTGGACTTTACCCAGTTCTTTTCTAAGTGAGGGAACGGCGGCAGTAGGTATCGGTATTATTAATTCCGTTGGCAATCTCGGCGGCTTTTTCGGGCCGTATGCTGTAGGTTATCTAAAAGATATGACCGGCTCAACATCGGCCGGAATGTATGTGCTGGCAGCTTTTGCCTTATTTGCAACAATATCTGTTTTAGCTATTCCTGCAAAAGAAGTGGCGCTTAGAACGCAAACCGGTAATATAAAGGCTGATAGCTAA